Below is a genomic region from Flexibacter flexilis DSM 6793.
GGTAAAATTGCCGCCCACATACATTCTATTATGCAAGAAATGATAACGCCAAGTCGGAACAGTAGAAGCATTCAGGCCACCGCTTAGGCTGTTGTACGCGCCTAATGTGCGGCGATTGCCTACACGCAATTGCGCCGAAGCCGCAATGCTTGCATCTCCCATTACATTGAGCACCACCGTATTACCAGCAGCAGCGGAAGAAGTATTAAGTCTGACGATTCCTCGCTGAACTGTCAAATTTCCATACAAAACCAAACTGTCCGAAGCAAAAACACCCGTTGCCACCGACACGGTATCTGTGGCATTGGCCGAATTGATAATCAAGTTTTTATAAGAAGGATACAGCCCCGACAAGTTGAATGAAGTGGTGGCATCGTATTCCACCGTACCGCCATTAGCCGACAAAAACGAGGTGTAAGTAGCCGTCGGCAATGTGGTAGAAACGGTTTTTATCAAACCTTGCCCCGAAACCGTCCCGAAATTGTGGCCAGTAGTTGTGTTAATATCCAACGAACCACCTTCCAAAATCGTAAGCGATGTGATACGAGCATTGTTTACGTCCATGTTTACTGCGCCGCCGTTGAGAATTACCCCAACGTCCTGAATGGTTGGGCCTGCGGCAGGTGGTTCTACCAAATCCTGACCCGTAATGTCTGTTGTCCAAGTGGTTGCACCGCTCCAATTGCCACCCGCACCATAGGTGTAATAGGTTTTGGGAATTACCAAACTGCTACCCAAACGCCAGTCTTGTGTCAGATAATTATTACCCGAACCACTCACCCCAAAACGCAAACCCGCCAAATTGTAATAAGAACCTGTTACGGTGTTGGAAATGCCATCTTCTACCCTATTGACAACCGTTGGGCTGCCGTTCAAATCCGTAGAAACAAAATAAAAATCCAGCATGGCATCGGTTACACCACTCAAACCCGTCGTTTCGATTCGCCAATAACGTTTGAGAATATTAGGCGCAGCCGAAGCAAACGGAATAGATTTGAAGGCAATCGTAGCCGTACCCGACACGCTACCCGACACACTACTCAACGAAACAGGCGTATAATCCGAGTTCGTACCGATTGGCAACAAAAGACTCTGAAACTCAGCCATGTCTGCCCCTTCTTTGATCAGCAAACTACCGCTACCATTCGTACCGTCTTGCTGAATCATGCGCGTATTGTCAAAACCACCCACAGGCACGACAAAGCCCGCACCATCGCTCAGGCGCAAGGTATTATCCGACAACACGATTTTCCCGTTTTTAAGTGAAAGATTCGCGTTTACCCTTACGTCTGTGTTAGCAGAAAGCGTAACGCTGCGGCCTGCGGCCATGTCCAGCGTCAAAGAATGGAAAGTCGTAATGCCTGTAACCGTCTGGTTAGTAGCCGCATTTTTAAAAGTAACTTCGTTTTGCGTGGCGTTGTATGTGCCATTATTCACCCAATTTCCATACAAAACAATGTCGTTCAAATCTACGCCTGCATCACTGAACGAAGTATTTGCGCCGATGGTCAAATCGCCATTCACCACAATCCCCGTTTGCATAGTTTTGGTGCCGCCGCCCGTTACGGTCAGGTGGTTAAAATTATTCACAGAAGCCGACAGTAAATAACTGCCTGCGCCGTAATATTCTGCCGTACCGCCACCGCTACGTGTAAAACTGCCGATATGGTCGCCTATCGTCCAGTTGTCGCCTTCCGAACGCAACAAACCCGACCCGCGAATACGCCCAAAAGCGTGCGAAGGCGTTGTACTCAAATCCAATTGACCAAAAACCCCTAACGTGTCGGCATTGATACTGGCCGAAGCCATCAGGACTTTAGCCGTAGAAGTAATGTTGAGTAATTTAAAATTAGTTGCTCCCGTAATGGTTTGGGTGGCCGTGCCCGTAAAAGAAACACGCGTGGCGGTGTTGGCCGTATAAGTGCCGCTATTGTTCGCCCAATTGCCTTGGTTGAGCGTAATCTTGTTGGCAACGGCGGCCAATGTCGCGCCCGTCTGAATGGTCAAATCGCCACTTACCACCAAACTATCTTGTAGCGTTTTGATGCCTGCGCCACTAAAAACAATGTTATAATAACGGTCTGTGCCTGAAAGATTTGGCACATTAAAAGCACTTGCGCCATAATATTCCACCGTACCGCCGCCGCTATTGAGCAAAGGCATTGTATTGTAAGAAATAAAATTAGTGCTCGCAATACGGAGCAAACCTTGTCCCGAAACCGTCGTAAAACTACCGCCATTGAACGTGGACATATCCAACGTACCCAACAAAGACAAATTATTGGCTTTGGCTTGATTGTTAGCCGTTACGTTTACTTTGTGGCCTGCCAAAATCACAATATTGTCGATGGGGCGCGGCGCAATGTTATTCGCATTTACCCACGTAGTCCCCGACGGGTCGGTAGTCCAGTTGGCAGCCACATTAAAATTACAACCTGCTCCCGCACAATTGCCATTATAACTATAAAAAGTTTGGGCAGGAATCGCGCTATAACCTATTGTATAATAACCATTTTGCAAAAAAGTATTGGGTACGGTAAACGAAATTTGGTCGCCATTTTGTAGCACCGTGCCTGATGTATTCACGACAGAATACGCGCCTGTCGTAGCATTTCTATAAAACAACGCGTAACCATCTGCCGAAGTGGGGGCAGCGCGGCCAGCATCTCCAAAATCAAACGTAATTTGTGCGTCGAGGCTGTTGGTTTTGCGCAAATACCAATCGCGCGTCCAGTGATTCGTAAAACCTGTCGGCAAATCCGTAACCGCATCAGCAGTACTTGCCCCGTTGTGTCCAGCCATCAAAAAAGCCGTTCCCGTCAGGCTGCTGTTAGCTTCCGAAAGCCACAATCCGCCCGAAGTAGTTTGTGTGGCGGCTTGTTTGAGTGTGGACGACGTAGAACCAATCCCCACAATGTCTTTAATGTAAGTAGCGGCGTAGCCCTGATAATAATTTGCGCCATCTACGGGCAAGTTGTATTTGGCTTTCAAGTAATTTTCTACAATGCTGCGTTGCGCGGGATTAAGGGCGGTTTTGTACAAAATAATTTCGGCAATATCGCCCGTCCAACTCAACGCGCCACCCTGATATTTGCCTACCACCAAATTACCTGTGGCCGTCGTGGTAAGCGTCAGTGCGGGAGAATACGTAAACGTAGATTTCAGTACATTTTTTAGATAAATGCTTTGAACTGTGCTTTGTTTGAGGGCGGTTACTTGTCGCCAGCGATTGAGCATGGCCACCGTATCGACCAATTGGCCTTGTCCGCTGGTCGGATTCGGGCAATCAAAACGCGTGTTGCCGCTGCTCAGCTCAAAGCCAAAACGATTGGAAGACACCGACTCCCACGTAAACCACACGATGCCGCCCGTAGAGCGTTTGACAAAGAAAATGGTTGCGCTGTCGTTATCAAAAAGTTCGCTACCCAGCACGCTATTGAGCGAAAGGTAATCATTGTTATCAAACGTAAGCGCAGGAAAACCGTTCAGCGCGTTGGCCGTTAGGGCGGGTTTGTTGGAGGCCGAACTTTGCGTAAGGTGATTGCCGCGTCCGCTTTGGTCGTTCCATTGCGCCACAGGCGTGCCCGTTACACCCGCATCTGCTTTGAGCCAAAGCCGCAAAGCCGACGTACCGTCGCCCAATCCGACGCCACCTGGAGCGGTTTGGGCTTTTATTTGGGTGCTCATCAGCGTGCTGATACACAAAAACAAAAAAATAATTTTGAGTGGATTTGCAACTAATGTTTTCATTGTATTTTGCATTTATTTAGTGTAGAAAGTATCTTTTTGTAGAGGTGTTATTTGTTTAAATAACTTTTACTTTCTTTAGTAGATGAGTAATAGTAAACTATACGATTCTCTTCATTCAATAAATTCGACAAAATACAAGTTTATATCGGCGAAATGAGTCTTTAAATAGACAAGTAAAATCTCTTATATATTGATTTTAAGCATATAACAAAAAACAATATTTACATATTACACCTGATAGTGTGATAAAATTTTCGACAGAAATGATGTAATATAATTTGATATAACATTACAAAAAATGTTTATATGAAAACCATTTGCACTAAAAAAAGACACAATATACACGCCAGTAGCAACTATTATTTTTACTTTTTTGAAACAATAAAACACTCAATAATTATTATTTTAACAACAATTAAATCACAAATATTTACTTGAATTATCCCAAAAAACAACAAATTAAATATTGCTACATTTTGCATTTTTATTAAATGATGTTTATTTTGGAAAAAACATTATCCTTGTGTAGTTACTTCTATGATAGTTCAAGCCGAAAATCCAGTAATCGAAATCCATGACCTGACCGTCAGTTACAACCGCAAACCTGTACTTTGGGACGTGGATTTGTCGTTGCCCAAAGGCATTTTGGCGGGCATCATCGGGCCAAATGGCGCGGGCAAATCAACCCTGATTAAGGCGGCAATGGGGCTTATTCCGATTAGTAGCGGCTATGTCAAACTCTTTGGGCGTGAACTGGATAAAGTACGCGCCAAAATTAGCTATGTGCCGCAACGCGAGTCGGTGGACTGGGATTTCCCGGCCTCCGCACTGGACGTGGTTCTGATGGGTTTGTACGGGAAATTGGGCTTTTTCAAACGCCCCAGCAGCCAAGAACGAGAAATTGCGATTAGTTGCCTGCAAAAAGTAGGCATGGAAGGCTTTGCCAATCGTCAGATTTCACAACTCTCTGGCGGCCAACAACAACGCGTATTTCTGGCACGTGCTTTGGCACAAGACGCAGATATTTATTTCATGGACGAACCCTTTGCAGGCGTGGACATGGCCACTGAAGCGGCCATTATCGAACTGCTCAAACAAATGCGCGATGCGGGCAAAACCGTAGTAGTCGTACACCACGATTTGCAAACGGCTTCCGAGTATTTTGATTGGATAATACTGCTCAATATGCGGCTGGTGGCTTCGGGCAAAACCGAACAAGTGTTCACGCCCGAACTGCTGCAAGAAACCTACGGCGGCAAACTCACGATTCTTTCCCGACTCGGCGAGTTGATGCACAAAAAGCAGTTTCCGACCCGCGAAAAATAAAAGAACCGCCCAACTTAAACATAAGTTGGGCGGTTCTTTTTATTAAATCTATCGCATTAAAATTATTTATTCAATACGATTTGTTTGGTAGCTGAACCTTTCGCTGTTACTACTTTGAGCGTATAAACGCCTGTAGCTTGTTTGCTTAAATCTAACACGTTAGACGAGTTGGCAAGTGTACCAGCAGCCACTTTTTGGCCATACACATTATACACTTCGTATGCTGCCGACTCTTCCAAATCTGCTATCTCAACATTCACCATACCTGTACTTGGAACGGGATAAACGGAAACGTTAAATTCCGAAATAGACTTGAGAGATGTCAGATTATCAATGTGGCCTATTGCTAAATTATAATGGTATCCTGCAGAAAATTGAATTGCGACTAAACCACTTGGAGCAGGTGCCTCCAAAAAAGTACTTTGCCCCCAACTAACAATATTTCCATTTGCTCGCTGTACTGTATAATGAAATGATCCTGCTGAAATAGCTACAATATCATTCAAATTAGAAGGCATGGATACATTAGTGATCATAGTTCCCCAATGAACAACAGTGCCATCCGATTTTAGTGCTATTACGCTAAAATCCCCAGCTGAAATATCAGTAACTCCTACTGCACTCGCTGGAATATTTAATTGGCCATTATCGCCATTTCCCCAAGCCACTACACTTCCATCAGCCTTAACTGCATATGAGGCTTTTGCTCCCGCAGAAACGGCAATTACGCTATGTAAGCCAGCAGGAACATTGCATTGTCCAAAAAAATTATCACCCCAAGCAACCACTGTACTATCTGCTCTTAGAGCCAGTGTATGATACCAACCCGCATCTATTTTTATTACTTTTGTTAAATTTTGAGGAACATTACATTGCCCATATAAATTATCACCCCAAGCAGCAACAGTACTATCAGGTTTTATAATAGTTGTAAATGGTCGTCCTAAAGTAACATCTATCACTTTCATTCCGTTAGGGCCAGTGATATGAGTACCCGAAGATCCCCAAACAAATAAAGTACTATCTTTTTTAATAGCGGCCGAGTGAAAATAGCCAGCATGAAGAGATGCCGTATTAGCTACTGTTAGATTTGAGGGAATATCACTTTGAATACTGTTTTCGCCCCAACGAAAAAAAGACTCTTGTCCTAAAGCGATAAAAGGGATACCTAATAAAATGTTTAGACAAACTAAAAGTCTAAACATACAACTGCCAGAGCATCGTAAATATGTTCTCATGATTTTAAAAGTTTGGTTTAAAATAAAATTAACTATAGCAAGTGTAATAAAGAGAATACACAAAAACAAAAAAGCCGCACTCTAATAATTGGGTGCGGCTTTTTTGTTTAATTTATCGCATTAAAATTATTTGCTCAATACGATTTGTTTGGTAGCAGAGCCTTTCGCCGTTGCTACTTTAAGCGTATAAACGCCTGTAGCTTGGCTACTCAAATCTAACACGTTAGACGAGGCAGCAAGTGTACCAGCAGCGACTTTTTGACCATACACATTATACACTTCGTACGCTGCTGACTCTTCCAAATCTGCTATCTCAACATTGACCATGCCCGTACTTGGAACGGGGTAAACAGATACGTTAAACGATTCTTCCCCTAAACGACCGCCAGCAGGTAAGGTAGTGAAAGTAGATAAAGTCGACCACTCGTTCCAATCTTCTCCCACAGGATTACAGGCATTGCGTATTTGCCACTCATACGTCGTACTGGCACTTAAACCATATAACGTATAGTTCGTTACTACTGCCCCTGTCATAATAGCTGACCATGTACTGCTACCCTGAATGCGATAACGTAATTCAAACTTACTCATGCCTGTTGGATAACTTGGCCAGCTAAATTTAACCGTATTGACACTGGTCGTTGCCGTTGCATCCAATGATACACAAGATGGGCCAGATAACGTCGTAAAGGTGCTAATACTTGACCATGCATTCCAATCCTCTCCCACAGGATTACAGGCATTGCGTATTTGCCACTCATACGTCGTACTGGCACTTAAACCATACACCGTATAGTTCGTCACTACTGCCCCTGTCGTAATCACAGTCCATGTGCTGCTACCCTGAACGCGATAACGCAACTCAAACTTGTAAGTACCTGAAGTATAACCTGGCCAACTGAATCTCGCGGCACTCGCTCCTGCTATCGCCGTCGCTGGGCTCAATGGTGAACAGGTCGGAGTTTCTAATGTTGTAGCAGAAAGGGTCTGCCAAGTGGTATTAGCATCACCCGCAACACAATGGTTTCTTACTCTTAAATCATACGTTGTACTTGGGGTAAGACCTGTAATACGATACTCAGTTGCCGTACTTGCTGGATTCGCTCCATACCAAACAGAAGTCGAGGCTGCTTTCCATTGAACTTGTATCGCAGTATAAGAACCTGCATCCCAAGTCAGCTTAATTGCCCTTGCACCCAATATTGCTATGATGTTGGATGGATTGTTACAATCCACCACTAGGGTATAGTCCTTTGTCAATACACAAGTTCCAACAGAAGCAGAAATAGTAAAACTATAAGCCCCTGCCGTTGTTGGTGTTCCGCTAATTAAACCGCTTGAGCTTAATGTAAGCCCATCAGGTAATGCACCTGAAGTTAATGTAAATACTGCACTTGGTGCATTATCTACACTTAACTGCTGGCTATAAGAAACAGACTTTGAAATATTTGACAAAGCATTAGGGCTGACAGTCGTATAGTAACCACAAGTATTTAGCCGTGTAAAATAAATATCATAAGCACCAACACTTGTCATAGAAGTACCTGTGCTAGGATTAGAGGGATCAAAAATTCTCGTACCACTGAAACTACCTGCGGTGTATAAGTTGCTTGGCGTAGCTGCTACTATTCCTCCTGCAACTGCATCAAAACCAAATGCATCCGAATAGTTCGAGGTATTGATGCGCATACTAAATGAACGATTAAAACTACTGTTACCAAAATCAACAGATGCTGTATTGCTAACAGCCGCATTAGCATACAATATGCCATTGTTATCTAAAGTTAATCCTGTTATATTCGCGCTATTTCCCCCTGCAAACTGAGTTACTAAATTGCTGAAACTACCGTCCGAACCTAACTTCACTATATAACCAGTACGACCTGCACCTAACGACGGAATATTGGTACTAATTCCTCCATTCATTACAGACAATGCACTACCTGTATGATAACCACTGGCATAAACATTATCTGTCTCCGAATCTATTGCCAAGCCATAAACTTCATCTGATGTACTACTTGCTATGCGTGTCGTCCACTGATGAGCTCCTGAGAGCGACAATTTCGAAACAAAACCATCTTTACTACCCAAGTATGATATAGATCCACTATTTCCAACATTAATAGAAGCATTAAAATACCCACTAAAATAAACACCACCAGCATTCACCTTCAATTGATGTAAGACAGGAAAATTACCTGAATGCACTCTTGTTACCCAATTTGGGTTGCCACTACTTATATCAAAAGATGCAACAAAACCGTCTGCATAATTTGATGGAAATAACACATTTGTACCATTTCCAAAATTGATAGTGTTACTAAGTACACCCGCTAAATATACTTTATCTTCATGAGTGGCTAATGCGTAACCAACCTCCCCATTTGCACTGCTGCCCAACACTTTAAACCATATTAATTCCCCAGTTCCTCCATTAAATTTAGCAAAAAAGATATCTGATTGACTCACAGAACCTGTAGAATTAAATGTCGTGCCATCTACTGTTACAGCACCTCTGATACTGCCTTGTAACATAAACATCTCCTGCTGCATCATAAGCTATACTATTGCTTATTAAGACAGAGTCTCCCTCTATAGACTGCGCCCAAACAAC
It encodes:
- a CDS encoding metal ABC transporter ATP-binding protein, with product MIVQAENPVIEIHDLTVSYNRKPVLWDVDLSLPKGILAGIIGPNGAGKSTLIKAAMGLIPISSGYVKLFGRELDKVRAKISYVPQRESVDWDFPASALDVVLMGLYGKLGFFKRPSSQEREIAISCLQKVGMEGFANRQISQLSGGQQQRVFLARALAQDADIYFMDEPFAGVDMATEAAIIELLKQMRDAGKTVVVVHHDLQTASEYFDWIILLNMRLVASGKTEQVFTPELLQETYGGKLTILSRLGELMHKKQFPTREK
- a CDS encoding T9SS type A sorting domain-containing protein, giving the protein MRTYLRCSGSCMFRLLVCLNILLGIPFIALGQESFFRWGENSIQSDIPSNLTVANTASLHAGYFHSAAIKKDSTLFVWGSSGTHITGPNGMKVIDVTLGRPFTTIIKPDSTVAAWGDNLYGQCNVPQNLTKVIKIDAGWYHTLALRADSTVVAWGDNFFGQCNVPAGLHSVIAVSAGAKASYAVKADGSVVAWGNGDNGQLNIPASAVGVTDISAGDFSVIALKSDGTVVHWGTMITNVSMPSNLNDIVAISAGSFHYTVQRANGNIVSWGQSTFLEAPAPSGLVAIQFSAGYHYNLAIGHIDNLTSLKSISEFNVSVYPVPSTGMVNVEIADLEESAAYEVYNVYGQKVAAGTLANSSNVLDLSKQATGVYTLKVVTAKGSATKQIVLNK
- a CDS encoding fibronectin type III domain-containing protein, whose product is MSLSGAHQWTTRIASSTSDEVYGLAIDSETDNVYASGYHTGSALSVMNGGISTNIPSLGAGRTGYIVKLGSDGSFSNLVTQFAGGNSANITGLTLDNNGILYANAAVSNTASVDFGNSSFNRSFSMRINTSNYSDAFGFDAVAGGIVAATPSNLYTAGSFSGTRIFDPSNPSTGTSMTSVGAYDIYFTRLNTCGYYTTVSPNALSNISKSVSYSQQLSVDNAPSAVFTLTSGALPDGLTLSSSGLISGTPTTAGAYSFTISASVGTCVLTKDYTLVVDCNNPSNIIAILGARAIKLTWDAGSYTAIQVQWKAASTSVWYGANPASTATEYRITGLTPSTTYDLRVRNHCVAGDANTTWQTLSATTLETPTCSPLSPATAIAGASAARFSWPGYTSGTYKFELRYRVQGSSTWTVITTGAVVTNYTVYGLSASTTYEWQIRNACNPVGEDWNAWSSISTFTTLSGPSCVSLDATATTSVNTVKFSWPSYPTGMSKFELRYRIQGSSTWSAIMTGAVVTNYTLYGLSASTTYEWQIRNACNPVGEDWNEWSTLSTFTTLPAGGRLGEESFNVSVYPVPSTGMVNVEIADLEESAAYEVYNVYGQKVAAGTLAASSNVLDLSSQATGVYTLKVATAKGSATKQIVLSK